Genomic DNA from Candidatus Eisenbacteria bacterium:
CCGTACTTCGCCGCGATCGTGGAGAGCGCCTCGCCGCGGCGAACCACGTGCACCGAGCGGTTCCGCTTCGAGGGCTTCCGCATGTCGGCACGGTGCGCCTTGGCGGCCGAGCGCAGCTCGTTCTTCGTGAGCGGCTTCGGCTTGTAGCTCGTCTCCAGCGCCAGCTGGAGCTCCTCGCCCTTCCCGTGCGGCACCTTGATCTCGGTGCCGTCCTTGTCGCCCGGCGCGCGATGGCGCACGAACACGGGGTTGAGCCGCTTCAGCTCCTCCATCTCCACGCCTCCGACCCGTGCGACCTCCTTGAGGTCCACCGGGCCCTTGACGGTGACGCGGTCGTACTGGAGCGGGGACTTCTCGGGAGCCTGGAATCCGTAGCGCTCGGGATCGGACGCGATCTCCATCGCGGCGAGGAACTTCGGGACGTAGTCCTGCGTCTCGCGCGGCAGGCGGAGCTTCCAGAAGTCGCGCGTGCCCTGGCGCTTGATCGCGCGCATGACGGCCCCTTCACCGCAGTTGTACGCGGCGAGCGCGAGCGGCCAGGAACCGTCGAACATGGTGTAGAGGCGGCGCAGGTAGCGCGCGGCGGCGCGGGTCGCGAGCTCGGGATCGCGGCGCTCGTCCTTGTACGCCGTCATCTCGAGTCCGAAGATGCGCGCGGTTCCGCGGATGAACTGCCACGGGCCGACCGCGCTCGCCACCGACTTCGCGTGCATGTTGAAGCCGCTCTCGACGAAGACCAGGTTGGCGAGTTCCTCGGGGATCCCCTCCGCGCGCAGGTTGCGCGTCAGGAGGTCCATGTAGGTCCCCGAGCGCTGGAGCCAGATCTGGAAGCGATCTCGTCCGCGACCGGTGTAATAGTTCAGCCACTTCTCGACCCGTTCGTTGGTCTCGGTCTGGATGGGATCGAGAGGATCCGGATGGTTGGAGTCGTCCTTCTTCTCGTCCTTCTTCTCTTCCTTCTTCGCGTCCTCGGCCTGGCGCGCGGCCTTGTCCCGGACCTCTTCGAGACCCTCGCGGAGCGAGGAAACGCCGGGGAGCGTCGGGGTCATGTCGTCGAGCTGACGAAGCGCGCCATTCACCTTCACCAGGGCCTCGGGCGAGTGGCCGGACTGGGCCAGCTCCTGAGCCTCGGTGAGCGCCGCGCGGATCGGAACGAGCGGATCGGATTCGGCCGCGTCGCCCTTCGCCGACTCACGGGAGGCCAGCTCGCCGGCCATTGGCTGGTGCCAGCCAGGCATGTCCGGTCCGAAAATGGCCGCATGCGACGGGGAATAAGACGCCGCGACGAGGGTCAAACCAAGCAGAGCCGGCAGGGTGGAGCGTGTCTTCAACGGGGCCTCCGTTGGCTCATGATACGGGCCGATCGGACTCGAGGCCTCGTCGTGGAGTGGTCCGATCGATTGCTACGAATGGGTTTCGACGCGTGATCCGATACTGAGGATTCTCCGTACGGTAACCCGCGCCGCGTGCATTGTGCAAGGTGAAAGGTTCGAGTCTGCCCATTCGCACGACCGGAGGACCCGATCCATGGGAGCTCTCGTTCCGGTAACCTGAGTAACTGCAAGTCATATGCCACGCTAAGTCGTGAACGGCGTGTTGACACCCGGGGACCCCGTTCCTATTCTGCGCTCCTAATGAAGGCGGAGCTCGGAGTCCCGTTCCGTATCGTCGGCCTCGCTCGTAGCCCCGATCACGAGGGAGCCCTCGCGCACCTCGATCCCGATCGGGGCTTTGCTCTGTGCACCCGTGGCTCCATGGGGCCGACGGACGTGGTCGATCCGACCATCTGGGTGAAGGAGAAGCTCTC
This window encodes:
- a CDS encoding transglycosylase SLT domain-containing protein codes for the protein MPGWHQPMAGELASRESAKGDAAESDPLVPIRAALTEAQELAQSGHSPEALVKVNGALRQLDDMTPTLPGVSSLREGLEEVRDKAARQAEDAKKEEKKDEKKDDSNHPDPLDPIQTETNERVEKWLNYYTGRGRDRFQIWLQRSGTYMDLLTRNLRAEGIPEELANLVFVESGFNMHAKSVASAVGPWQFIRGTARIFGLEMTAYKDERRDPELATRAAARYLRRLYTMFDGSWPLALAAYNCGEGAVMRAIKRQGTRDFWKLRLPRETQDYVPKFLAAMEIASDPERYGFQAPEKSPLQYDRVTVKGPVDLKEVARVGGVEMEELKRLNPVFVRHRAPGDKDGTEIKVPHGKGEELQLALETSYKPKPLTKNELRSAAKAHRADMRKPSKRNRSVHVVRRGEALSTIAAKYGTSTTRLAKLNGLSSKSHIRAGQRLRIR